The Halalkalibacter krulwichiae genome has a segment encoding these proteins:
- a CDS encoding phenylacetate--CoA ligase family protein, with translation MREHIERLWSAKLYDHVGMTEMGAYGYSCSEQKGIHVNEEHFICEVIDPQTSLPVAEGERGELVLTNLKRYGYPLIRYRTGDIVINTNTKCPCGNSHKHLPGGIIGRADDMVVIRGINIFPQSIEAIVREFNEVTEFSIVYYTIEEMDQIKVKVETENEGIKDDLQKRLRDRVGLRVQVDVVENGSLPRFEMKAKRVVDERVK, from the coding sequence GTGCGTGAACACATTGAGCGTTTATGGAGTGCGAAACTTTATGATCATGTAGGAATGACAGAAATGGGTGCGTATGGCTATTCTTGTTCTGAACAAAAGGGGATTCATGTAAATGAAGAGCACTTTATTTGTGAAGTGATCGACCCACAAACCTCTTTACCTGTCGCAGAAGGAGAAAGAGGTGAGCTTGTCTTAACAAATTTAAAGAGATATGGATACCCTCTGATTCGCTACCGGACGGGTGATATAGTTATTAACACGAATACGAAATGTCCGTGTGGCAATTCACACAAACACCTTCCAGGAGGAATCATCGGCCGTGCTGATGACATGGTTGTTATTCGCGGAATTAATATTTTTCCACAATCAATTGAAGCAATCGTTCGAGAGTTTAATGAAGTGACGGAGTTTAGTATTGTTTATTATACAATTGAAGAAATGGACCAAATCAAGGTGAAGGTTGAAACAGAGAATGAGGGAATAAAAGATGATTTGCAAAAACGGCTAAGAGATCGAGTAGGGTTAAGGGTTCAAGTAGATGTTGTTGAAAATGGATCGCTTCCTCGTTTTGAAATGAAGGCTAAAAGAGTTGTAGATGAGAGAGTAAAGTAA
- a CDS encoding IclR family transcriptional regulator — protein MSTTKRKYSSLENALRLLTIFSMDRSELPLVKIAGELEIALSTAHRLVHTLASEGFINKDPYTKLYSPGVSILSLSHLLSSKMIILQEIIPIMKKLTKITGETSHICILDGTEVVYLHKEECPHPIRLLSHSGRRNPSYCTSSGQAILAYQTEEDINQVIKHGLYPYTNKTITNPDVFMSVLKSIKKSGYVISNQELHNGVISIGAPIFNANHEVIASINIAGPIERMTNMRLNQLVDYVKEASDHISKIVKKQNSLFSTATERKKATNRTLYKQQQFLANDIDSKSTLSSVKNAMKILRLFTSNRVTLGVTEISKQIGISKSSAHRLISTLLDYRFLQKAPNHQYTLGLGLLTLGGIVTEQKGIYKETLPKLEALVSRLGESAHLAVIEDKSIVYLHKIECDHPVRLFSDIGKRNPIYCTGSGLALLAFQSEENIRKMIENVELQSYTNKTTTNRLELQWWLDQIKIDGYVIAEETFYEGVVSIAAPIRDYTNEVIASVCVVGPMSRVTNDKYPLFVGEVTRTAERISSILGHYEHDD, from the coding sequence ATGTCTACCACTAAAAGAAAATATTCCTCGCTAGAAAATGCCTTACGGTTATTAACTATTTTTTCAATGGACCGATCTGAATTACCTTTAGTTAAAATCGCAGGCGAATTAGAGATCGCCTTAAGTACAGCCCATCGACTCGTTCATACATTGGCTTCAGAAGGCTTTATTAATAAGGATCCGTACACAAAATTGTATTCGCCGGGCGTTTCTATCTTATCTTTAAGTCATCTTCTTTCTTCAAAAATGATAATCTTACAAGAAATAATCCCGATTATGAAAAAATTAACAAAAATCACAGGTGAAACTTCACACATTTGTATTTTAGATGGGACGGAAGTAGTTTACCTGCACAAAGAGGAATGTCCTCACCCTATTCGTCTGTTATCACACTCAGGAAGAAGAAATCCATCATACTGTACTAGTTCTGGGCAAGCCATTCTTGCCTATCAAACCGAAGAAGATATCAATCAAGTGATCAAACATGGGTTGTATCCATATACAAATAAAACAATCACAAATCCCGATGTATTCATGAGCGTATTGAAAAGCATCAAGAAGAGTGGTTACGTAATTAGTAACCAAGAACTACATAATGGAGTTATTTCAATTGGAGCACCGATTTTCAATGCTAATCATGAAGTCATTGCCTCGATTAATATTGCCGGGCCAATTGAAAGAATGACGAACATGAGGCTGAATCAGTTAGTGGACTACGTCAAAGAAGCGAGTGATCATATTAGTAAAATCGTAAAAAAACAAAACAGTCTTTTCTCCACGGCTACCGAACGAAAAAAAGCTACCAATCGGACATTGTACAAACAGCAACAATTTTTAGCCAATGACATAGATAGTAAATCAACTTTGTCCTCTGTCAAAAATGCAATGAAGATTCTTCGATTATTCACATCCAATCGAGTTACTTTAGGCGTAACGGAGATTTCGAAACAAATCGGAATTTCCAAAAGCTCAGCACATCGATTAATCTCAACTTTACTAGATTATCGGTTTCTCCAAAAAGCTCCCAATCATCAATACACACTTGGACTTGGGCTGTTAACACTTGGAGGAATTGTTACCGAGCAAAAAGGAATATATAAAGAAACGTTGCCAAAATTAGAAGCTCTTGTATCAAGGCTTGGTGAATCAGCACATCTTGCTGTGATTGAAGACAAAAGTATCGTTTATTTACACAAAATAGAATGTGATCATCCAGTACGCCTTTTTTCAGACATCGGTAAAAGGAACCCTATTTATTGCACCGGATCCGGCTTAGCCCTTCTAGCTTTTCAATCAGAAGAAAACATTCGTAAAATGATCGAAAACGTAGAACTGCAATCGTATACAAATAAAACCACCACAAATCGTTTAGAACTTCAATGGTGGTTGGATCAAATTAAAATAGATGGCTATGTAATAGCAGAGGAGACATTTTATGAAGGAGTCGTCAGTATCGCAGCACCTATTCGAGATTATACAAATGAAGTTATCGCTTCAGTATGTGTAGTGGGACCGATGTCTCGTGTCACAAACGACAAATATCCGCTTTTTGTAGGTGAAGTAACAAGGACTGCTGAGAGAATTTCTAGTATATTAGGTCACTATGAACATGATGACTAA
- a CDS encoding phenylacetate--CoA ligase family protein, with product MTEMLYGVREGEVNLERYQLQELNQLLVFAAQFNDFYKEKLAHVSLPIQSNEDLLEVPFTLKSELSKDQIDFAPYGRNHSYPESSYIRYHQTSGTSGRPLKILDTKESWEWWSDCWVKVLESSGVTKEDRLYLAFSFGPFVGFWSAYEGAKKVGTTVFPGGGQSTIERLNSIIENKATVLLCTPSYALHLAEVASANNIDIKNAHIETIITAGEPGDPFLPCVNTLSVYGVRNFMIM from the coding sequence ATGACAGAAATGTTATATGGAGTGCGAGAAGGGGAAGTCAACCTTGAACGCTATCAGCTACAAGAATTAAACCAATTACTCGTATTTGCAGCGCAGTTTAATGATTTTTATAAAGAGAAATTAGCACATGTATCATTGCCGATTCAATCGAACGAAGACTTATTAGAGGTTCCTTTCACTCTTAAATCGGAATTATCAAAAGATCAAATCGACTTTGCTCCATATGGTAGAAATCATTCATATCCAGAATCAAGTTATATTCGCTACCATCAAACTTCTGGTACTTCTGGGCGACCTTTAAAAATTCTTGATACGAAAGAAAGTTGGGAGTGGTGGAGTGATTGTTGGGTGAAGGTTCTTGAATCAAGTGGGGTAACAAAAGAAGACCGGTTATACCTTGCTTTTTCATTTGGACCATTCGTCGGCTTTTGGTCAGCTTACGAAGGAGCGAAAAAAGTGGGAACGACCGTGTTTCCTGGTGGTGGCCAATCAACGATTGAGAGATTAAATAGCATTATTGAAAACAAAGCAACCGTTCTTCTCTGTACACCAAGTTATGCCTTACATCTTGCTGAAGTTGCAAGCGCTAACAATATTGATATTAAGAACGCCCATATCGAAACGATCATTACGGCCGGAGAACCAGGGGATCCATTCCTTCCGTGCGTGAACACATTGAGCGTTTATGGAGTGCGAAACTTTATGATCATGTAG
- a CDS encoding sodium-dependent transporter, whose product MDTKREQWSSKLGFILATAGAAIGLGAIWKFPYVAGMNGGGAFFLIFIVFTVVIGLSMLISEFVIGRGAKKEAISAYKKLAPNSFWVWVGRLGVIGCFLLLSFYSVVGGWVLLYSGLAVSGNIIHDGADYGQLFGQVTSTPWMGLLGLALFLLINVIVLSFGIKNGIEKASKYLMPLLFVFFIVLVFRSLTLEGAMEGVRFFLKPDFSSITGESILYALGQSFFSLAVGFSCMVTYSSYLDKKVSIPSAASSVVFMNIFVSLLAGLAIFPVVFSFGLEPAEGPGLLFMVLPTAFSQMPFGSVFLSLFLLLFLFATLTSSFSLLEIIISAFIEDGKRSRKKVAFVSGIIIFIAGIPAALSFGVLQDVLIFGQPIFDATDYLVSNILLPLGSLLIALFITHRMDQQLVSKEFQAGNSLSTSWFSTWKFLMRWIVPLTITIVFINMIGLF is encoded by the coding sequence ATGGATACAAAACGTGAACAATGGTCCTCTAAATTAGGGTTTATTCTAGCAACGGCAGGAGCGGCGATTGGCCTAGGGGCGATTTGGAAGTTTCCATATGTCGCAGGGATGAATGGCGGAGGCGCCTTCTTCCTTATCTTCATTGTTTTTACAGTGGTGATTGGCCTTTCGATGCTCATTTCTGAATTTGTGATCGGACGAGGGGCAAAGAAAGAAGCCATTTCCGCCTATAAGAAATTAGCACCGAATAGCTTTTGGGTATGGGTTGGCCGCCTCGGCGTGATTGGTTGCTTTCTACTACTCTCTTTTTACAGTGTCGTCGGTGGCTGGGTCCTGCTTTATTCCGGATTAGCCGTTTCAGGTAACATTATTCATGACGGTGCCGATTATGGACAGTTATTCGGACAAGTGACGAGCACTCCTTGGATGGGTTTACTTGGGTTAGCATTATTCCTACTCATCAATGTCATCGTCTTATCGTTTGGAATTAAAAACGGGATCGAAAAAGCAAGTAAATATCTAATGCCACTACTCTTTGTATTTTTCATTGTCCTTGTGTTTCGTTCCCTGACGTTAGAAGGAGCGATGGAAGGGGTTCGCTTTTTCCTGAAGCCTGATTTCTCAAGTATTACAGGGGAATCGATCTTATATGCACTTGGTCAATCCTTTTTCTCATTAGCAGTCGGATTCTCTTGCATGGTTACATACAGCTCTTACTTGGACAAGAAAGTGAGCATCCCTTCTGCGGCGTCATCCGTTGTCTTTATGAACATCTTTGTTTCGTTATTAGCAGGACTTGCCATTTTTCCAGTTGTCTTCTCTTTCGGACTTGAACCAGCGGAAGGACCTGGATTACTATTCATGGTCTTACCAACTGCATTCTCACAAATGCCATTTGGTTCAGTATTCCTAAGCTTATTCTTACTATTATTCTTGTTCGCAACCTTAACCTCTTCTTTCAGTTTGCTTGAGATCATCATCTCGGCTTTTATAGAAGACGGAAAACGTTCAAGAAAAAAGGTCGCTTTCGTTTCAGGAATCATCATTTTCATAGCCGGAATTCCAGCTGCACTGTCATTTGGAGTTCTCCAAGATGTACTCATCTTCGGTCAACCGATTTTTGATGCAACCGACTATCTCGTTAGTAACATCCTGCTGCCATTAGGAAGCTTATTAATTGCCTTATTTATAACTCATCGAATGGATCAACAACTTGTTTCCAAAGAATTTCAAGCTGGTAATTCACTCTCTACAAGTTGGTTCTCTACGTGGAAGTTTTTAATGAGATGGATTGTTCCACTAACCATCACTATCGTTTTTATTAATATGATTGGATTGTTTTAA
- the kynA gene encoding tryptophan 2,3-dioxygenase, which yields MTKNETYQNKAAEAEKGIHTDFNNNMTYGEYLQLDTLLSSQDRLSDHHDEMLFIVIHQVSELWMKLILHETNAAIESIKADDLPTSFKRLARVSKIQSQIIQAWDVLSTMTPSEYMEFRDSLGQASGFQSYQYRLIEFALGYKTGHILKIYEKDQELHKILEQAFHAPSLYDVSIQALAKAGLPINPDMVNRDFSKPYKADDSVREAWLTVYRNVDQYWDLYQLGEKLVDIEDWLQQWRFRHMKTVERIIGFKVGTGGSSGVNYLKKVLDQRFFPELWDLRTEI from the coding sequence ATGACAAAGAACGAAACCTATCAAAACAAAGCAGCTGAAGCGGAGAAGGGAATTCACACTGATTTTAATAACAACATGACATACGGAGAATATTTACAGTTAGATACGCTACTTTCAAGCCAAGATCGCTTATCGGACCATCATGACGAGATGCTCTTCATCGTGATCCATCAAGTAAGTGAACTTTGGATGAAGCTAATCTTGCATGAAACAAATGCAGCGATCGAGTCGATTAAGGCAGACGACCTTCCTACTTCTTTTAAACGTTTAGCTCGTGTCTCAAAGATTCAATCTCAGATCATCCAAGCATGGGACGTTCTCTCAACGATGACGCCATCAGAATACATGGAGTTCCGCGACTCGCTTGGTCAGGCTTCTGGCTTTCAGTCGTACCAATATCGCTTAATTGAATTTGCTTTAGGTTATAAAACGGGCCACATTTTGAAAATCTATGAAAAAGATCAAGAGCTTCATAAAATACTGGAGCAGGCTTTTCATGCACCAAGCTTGTATGATGTCTCGATTCAAGCTCTTGCAAAAGCTGGATTGCCGATCAATCCAGACATGGTGAATCGTGATTTCTCAAAACCATATAAAGCGGATGATTCTGTACGCGAAGCATGGCTCACCGTGTACCGCAATGTCGATCAATATTGGGATCTATATCAATTAGGTGAGAAACTGGTTGATATTGAAGATTGGCTTCAACAATGGCGCTTCCGCCATATGAAGACAGTTGAGAGAATCATAGGCTTTAAAGTAGGAACTGGAGGCTCTTCTGGTGTAAACTACTTGAAAAAAGTTCTAGATCAGCGCTTCTTCCCAGAGCTATGGGATTTACGAACAGAAATTTAA